The Candidatus Roseilinea sp. sequence ACCTGGATCAACGAGTCGGGCGACTCCGGCGTCGCCGCGCCGACCTCGACCATCTGCGCCGCCGCATCCGCCCCATAAACGTCCACCAACACGTCGCGCAGGCGTCCGGTGCCGAGGGATTGAAAGCTCACCCGGCCGTCGTGCGCCAGCGTGAAGCGAATGTGCGGGTAAGCCAACGCATAGCGCGTGACTATGCCATCTATATGCCCCCGCTCGGTCTGCGTGGATTTGAGGAACTTCAAGCGCGCCGGAACGCGCACGAACAAGTGCTCCACCGTCATGGTAGTGCCGGGTGTGCGGCCGATGCGTTCCTGGGCGATCAGCCGCCCGCCATCGAAACGCAGCAGCGTCCCGCTGGCCTCATCGGCGTGGCGGGTGATACATGTCACCTGACTCACCGAGGCAATGCTGGCCAGCGCCTCGCCGCGGAAGCCCAGCGTGTGGATCGCGGCCAAGTCGTCGGCGCTGGCGAGCTTGCTGGTGGCGTGGTGCGCGAAGGCCAGAGCCGCTTCGGCGGCTGGGATGCCGCTGCCGTTGTCGGTGACGCGGATGAGCCGTTTGCCGCCCTCGGCGCACTCGATGCGGATGTCGGTTGCGCCAGCGTCAATGGCGTTCTCGACCAGCTCTTTGACCACCGATGCGGGGCGTTCCACGACTTCGCCGGCAGCGATGCGGGCGACCAAATCATCGGGCAGGATGTGAATGGGCATACCAGCTCAACAGCGCGCATGCGCCCAGAGCGCACATTCTAATTCCGCGGCCTACTCGGTTGGGTCTCACCTGCACACGCACTGCCCGATCAAGTCGTAGTCGCTGCGCGAAAGTCCAGCACCTCCAGTTGCAAGCGCGACTCGCCGTTCCATTCGTTCACGTCGAGCTGGCAGGCCAGGTCCACTTGCGCGCCGGCAGCCAGCTCGCGTATCCGGTCGCCCATGCGCCAGGCGATGGCGTCCCAGGTGACGCGCCGCGCGTCGGTTACGCGCAGTTGGAGGTGTGGCGGCGCATCATTCTCCGCCTTGCCGACGCGGCGCAGGTCGCTCACCACCACGCGGCGCACCACAAAGGTTGGCTTGGGGTTGCCCTGGCCGTGCGGCTCGAGCAACTGTAACTCGGCCAGCGCACGAGGGTTTACCTCGACCAAATTCAACTCGGCGTCGGCTGGGATGGTGCGCACCCACCCGCCGGCCGGTTGATGTTGGCGCGCGATCGTGCTCAGCCGCTGCCGCAGCGGATCCAGGGCATCGGTGCGCGCAGTAAAGCCGGCGGCCGCTTCGTGGCCGCCATACTTGAGGAGCAGGTCGGCGCACCGGTCGAGCGCAGCGGTGATGTCGAACCCGTTGACGCTGCGGCATGAGCCGCGCGATTCGTCGCCGTTGACGCTCACCACGATGGCCGGACGGTGATACTTCTCGAGCAGACGCGCGGCCGCCAGCCCAATGACGCCCGCGTGATACTCCGGCGAGGCGGCGAACAGCAGCGGCGGCGCAGGAGCGTCGTCGCCGCTGCGCGCGTGCGCCTCCATCACCTGGCGCTCCGCGCTTTCGGCCACGGCTGCCGTCACGCTCTGGCGCTCATTGTTCTGCCGGTTCAATGCTCCGGCCAGTTCGGCGGCTCGCGCGGGGTCATCGCACATGAGCAAGTCGTAGGCCGCCTGTGCGTGCTCCAAGCGACCGGCGGCGTTCAAGCGCGGCCCGAGGGCGAAGCCGATCCGGCCTGC is a genomic window containing:
- a CDS encoding single-stranded-DNA-specific exonuclease RecJ translates to MTEWKIAPRAPESYFAALSDLHPLTAQVLYARGLTDPAVARAFLLGEYAPVNPFGLQDMPRAVERILAAIANGESIAVYADYDCDGVTAGALLVRTLTSLGAQAHVYIPDRFEEGYGLNAQALDRLRAQGVSLVVTVDCGARAHAEAQHARAIGLDLIITDHHELEGGAIPDAYAVVDPKRQDCAYGFKQLAGVGVAFRLAQCLLRQARDAGRSRDNISEASLLDLVALGTVADVVPLVGENRALVRAGLERINRWPRIGVQALIQAAGLKPGSVNAGRIGFALGPRLNAAGRLEHAQAAYDLLMCDDPARAAELAGALNRQNNERQSVTAAVAESAERQVMEAHARSGDDAPAPPLLFAASPEYHAGVIGLAAARLLEKYHRPAIVVSVNGDESRGSCRSVNGFDITAALDRCADLLLKYGGHEAAAGFTARTDALDPLRQRLSTIARQHQPAGGWVRTIPADAELNLVEVNPRALAELQLLEPHGQGNPKPTFVVRRVVVSDLRRVGKAENDAPPHLQLRVTDARRVTWDAIAWRMGDRIRELAAGAQVDLACQLDVNEWNGESRLQLEVLDFRAATTT